A portion of the Pseudoalteromonas luteoviolacea genome contains these proteins:
- a CDS encoding thiamine pyrophosphate-dependent dehydrogenase E1 component subunit alpha, with the protein MTNPNNISLNISHALEFIDGHALNIPTLKILSEQGDILDGATKSELDKETALKIYSTMRFIRLLDERMQAAQRQGRISFYMQCLGEEAAITASAAALKQDDMIMAQYREQAALHYRGFTLEQFMNQLFSNEKDLGKGRQMPVHYGSNELHYLTISSPLGTQIPQATGYAYGQKLKHIDKESGELNSEIDNVTICYFGEGAASEGDFHAGLNMAAVHKAPVIFFARNNGYAISTPADEQFKGDGIAARGVGYGIKTIRVDGADTLAVYEATKKAREIAVTTGEPVLIESIAYRLGAHSTSDDPSGYRTKDEEAEFKNNCPVARFKAWLLKQNWLDEKEDEAIKDKIREEILAALKVAEKVQKPALEELVSDVYDTPIPALQKQYEELKEHIKQYPDAYPITAGRIK; encoded by the coding sequence ATGACTAACCCCAATAACATATCGTTAAACATAAGCCATGCACTCGAATTTATCGATGGCCATGCGCTTAACATCCCAACATTGAAAATTTTAAGTGAGCAAGGAGACATCTTAGACGGCGCAACTAAGTCTGAGCTAGATAAAGAAACTGCGCTTAAAATATATAGCACGATGAGATTTATCCGTTTGTTGGATGAACGTATGCAAGCTGCTCAGCGCCAAGGTCGTATTAGTTTCTATATGCAATGTTTGGGTGAAGAGGCTGCTATTACGGCAAGTGCTGCAGCGTTGAAGCAAGATGATATGATCATGGCTCAGTACCGTGAGCAAGCTGCGCTTCATTATCGTGGATTTACGCTAGAACAATTCATGAACCAGCTTTTTTCAAACGAAAAAGACTTGGGTAAAGGTCGCCAAATGCCAGTGCATTATGGCTCTAATGAATTACATTACCTCACGATTTCTTCCCCGCTTGGTACACAGATCCCTCAAGCAACAGGGTATGCCTATGGGCAAAAGCTTAAACATATTGATAAAGAGTCAGGAGAATTGAACTCTGAAATCGATAACGTGACTATCTGTTATTTTGGTGAAGGTGCTGCATCAGAAGGTGATTTCCATGCCGGCCTTAACATGGCAGCTGTACACAAAGCGCCTGTTATCTTTTTTGCACGTAATAATGGTTATGCAATCTCTACACCCGCAGATGAGCAGTTTAAAGGCGATGGTATTGCTGCACGTGGCGTTGGTTATGGAATTAAAACTATCCGTGTAGATGGCGCTGACACGTTAGCTGTGTATGAAGCGACTAAAAAAGCACGTGAAATTGCGGTTACAACAGGTGAACCTGTGTTGATTGAATCAATTGCATATCGTCTAGGTGCTCACTCAACCTCAGATGATCCATCAGGGTACCGTACTAAAGATGAAGAGGCAGAATTTAAGAATAACTGTCCAGTTGCCAGATTTAAAGCATGGTTATTGAAGCAAAACTGGCTAGATGAAAAAGAAGACGAAGCAATTAAAGACAAGATCCGCGAAGAGATTTTGGCTGCATTAAAAGTTGCAGAAAAGGTACAAAAACCAGCTCTAGAAGAACTTGTTTCTGATGTTTATGATACACCAATTCCAGCGCTACAAAAACAATACGAAGAATTAAAAGAGCATATCAAACAATATCCAGATGCCTATCCAATTACAGCAGGGAGAATCAAATAA
- a CDS encoding dihydrolipoyllysine-residue acetyltransferase, with product MSKEFILPDIGEGIVECEVVEWLVAVGDTVKEDQPICDVMTDKALVQIPAVHDGVITQLHYQKGDIAKVHEPLFAMNVEGEAPVQEEAVTASASQEQPVATQGEHLEEFILPDIGEGIVECEIVEWLVSEGESIKEDQAVCDVMTDKALVQIPAKYDGVVEKLYYQKGDIAQVHSPLFQVRLAQSNAVQTTPAKSVEEELAIHKPQPVSSSTISSAVTQPVINGKAVASPAVRRRAREMDIDIRQVPGSGKNGRVYKEDLEKFLSAGASPVAPVVNEAVSQPSATSVSTVTGGARVEPIRGMKAAMAKQMVASVSTIPHFTYSDEIDLTDLIALRLSLKEQYAKQGIKLTMMPFFIKALSLAIKEFPILNSQVNEECTELTYFDDHNIGMAVDSKLGLLVPNIKGCQNKSIVDVAEAVTKLTDAAREGRVSPDDLKGGTISISNIGAIGGTTATPIINKPEVAIVALGKLQHLPRFDAEGNVVSRSIMQVSWSGDHRVIDGGTIARFNNLWKSYLEEPAKMMMAMR from the coding sequence ATGTCTAAAGAGTTTATTTTACCAGATATCGGCGAAGGTATTGTTGAGTGTGAAGTTGTAGAATGGCTAGTTGCTGTTGGTGATACAGTAAAAGAAGATCAGCCAATCTGTGATGTGATGACAGACAAAGCTTTGGTACAAATCCCAGCGGTACATGACGGTGTTATCACTCAATTACATTATCAAAAAGGTGATATTGCGAAAGTGCATGAGCCTTTATTTGCAATGAATGTAGAAGGCGAAGCGCCAGTACAAGAAGAAGCTGTGACAGCGTCTGCATCTCAAGAGCAACCTGTAGCGACGCAAGGTGAGCATTTAGAGGAATTTATCCTCCCAGATATTGGTGAAGGTATTGTTGAATGTGAAATTGTTGAATGGTTGGTAAGCGAAGGTGAGTCAATCAAAGAAGATCAAGCTGTTTGTGATGTGATGACAGACAAAGCGCTCGTTCAAATTCCAGCAAAGTATGATGGTGTAGTTGAAAAACTGTATTACCAAAAAGGGGATATAGCACAAGTACATAGCCCATTGTTCCAAGTGCGCTTAGCACAGTCAAATGCTGTTCAAACTACACCTGCTAAATCAGTTGAAGAAGAGCTTGCAATCCACAAGCCCCAGCCTGTGTCATCTTCAACGATTTCTTCAGCAGTTACTCAACCAGTCATTAACGGTAAAGCGGTAGCTTCACCTGCTGTAAGACGACGTGCGCGCGAAATGGATATTGATATCCGCCAAGTGCCTGGAAGTGGTAAGAATGGCCGCGTGTATAAAGAAGATCTTGAAAAGTTCTTAAGCGCTGGAGCGAGTCCAGTAGCTCCAGTTGTTAACGAAGCTGTTTCTCAACCTTCAGCAACCTCCGTTAGCACTGTGACTGGTGGCGCAAGAGTTGAGCCAATTCGTGGCATGAAAGCTGCTATGGCCAAGCAAATGGTTGCGTCTGTGTCTACAATTCCTCACTTTACTTACAGTGATGAAATTGACTTGACAGACTTAATTGCACTGCGACTGTCTTTGAAAGAGCAATATGCAAAGCAAGGTATTAAACTTACTATGATGCCTTTCTTTATTAAAGCGCTGTCTTTGGCAATTAAAGAATTCCCAATCTTAAACTCTCAAGTTAATGAAGAGTGTACCGAGCTTACTTATTTTGATGACCATAACATAGGTATGGCTGTTGATAGTAAGTTAGGTCTATTGGTGCCAAATATCAAAGGCTGTCAGAATAAGTCGATTGTTGATGTTGCTGAAGCGGTCACTAAGCTTACGGATGCTGCAAGAGAAGGGCGTGTCTCTCCAGATGATCTGAAAGGTGGCACCATTTCAATTTCTAACATTGGGGCTATTGGCGGGACGACTGCAACACCAATTATCAATAAGCCCGAAGTTGCTATTGTGGCACTTGGTAAGTTGCAACATTTACCGAGGTTTGATGCTGAGGGCAATGTTGTATCGCGATCTATAATGCAAGTGAGTTGGTCAGGTGACCACCGAGTTATTGATGGTGGCACGATTGCTAGATTTAATAATTTGTGGAAATCTTACCTAGAAGAGCCTGCGAAAATGATGATGGCAATGCGCTAA
- the ttcA gene encoding tRNA 2-thiocytidine(32) synthetase TtcA has translation MNQKDDRKEVLEFNKLQKKLRRNVGNAIKDYNMIEEGDVVMACISGGKDSFAMLDILLNLQKAAPIQFEVIAVNLDQKQPGFPEHILPEYFESLNIPYYIVDKDTYSVVREKVPEGKTTCGLCSRLRRGTLYSFAEKIGATKLALGHHMDDIVETMFLNMFHGSRLKAMPPKLRSDDGRNVVIRPLTYCREKDLIKYAEHKDFPIIPCNLCGSQENLQRQNIKAMLVDWDKKTPGRVDSIFKSLQNVSPSQLADTNLFDFENLPIDRENERDEYQFSEATVSSTNIDESLFIDVTNI, from the coding sequence ATGAACCAAAAAGACGATAGAAAAGAAGTACTTGAATTCAATAAGTTGCAGAAAAAACTGCGCAGAAATGTTGGTAATGCAATCAAAGACTACAACATGATCGAAGAAGGTGATGTTGTTATGGCTTGTATCAGTGGTGGTAAAGACTCTTTTGCTATGCTTGATATATTATTGAACTTGCAAAAAGCTGCACCGATTCAGTTTGAAGTGATCGCAGTAAACTTAGATCAGAAGCAACCCGGTTTTCCAGAGCACATTTTGCCTGAATACTTCGAGAGCTTAAATATTCCTTATTATATCGTTGATAAAGATACTTACTCAGTTGTTCGGGAAAAAGTACCGGAGGGTAAAACAACTTGTGGGTTGTGCTCTCGTTTGAGGCGCGGCACATTATATTCTTTTGCAGAAAAAATTGGCGCCACAAAGCTAGCTTTAGGGCATCATATGGATGATATTGTTGAGACTATGTTCTTAAATATGTTCCATGGTTCTCGCTTGAAAGCTATGCCACCTAAACTAAGATCTGATGACGGTCGTAACGTGGTGATCCGTCCACTCACTTACTGCCGAGAAAAAGATTTAATAAAATATGCAGAGCACAAAGACTTTCCAATCATTCCTTGTAACTTGTGTGGTTCACAGGAAAACTTGCAAAGACAAAATATTAAAGCAATGTTGGTTGACTGGGATAAGAAAACACCAGGGCGTGTTGATAGCATTTTTAAGTCACTTCAAAATGTCAGCCCAAGTCAGCTAGCAGATACAAACTTATTTGATTTTGAAAATTTACCAATTGATAGAGAAAACGAGCGTGATGAGTATCAGTTCAGCGAAGCGACGGTTTCATCTACTAACATCGACGAGTCATTATTTATTGATGTCACAAACATCTAA
- a CDS encoding alpha-ketoacid dehydrogenase subunit beta has product MAKMNMLHAINSALDISMAEHPQACIFGEDVGYFGGVFRATSGLQEKYGKHRVFNTPLTEQGILGFANGLAAFGAPALAEIQFADYIFPAFDQIVNESAKFRYRSGNEFNVGNLTIRTPYGGGIAGGLYHSQSPEAYFAHTPGLKLVVPRNPYQAKGLLRACIKDDNPVIFFEPKRLYRASVGEVPEEDYTIEIGKAEVVKEGSDITLLAWGAQMEIIEQAAVKAEEAGISCEIIDLRSILPWDAETLIKSVTKTGRLVVSHEAPITNGFGAEIAATIQKECFLHLESPIERVCGLDTPYPLALEKEYVPDALKVFEAIKKSVEF; this is encoded by the coding sequence ATGGCTAAGATGAATATGTTACACGCCATTAATTCGGCGCTTGATATTAGTATGGCGGAGCACCCTCAAGCTTGTATCTTTGGTGAAGATGTGGGTTATTTTGGTGGCGTATTCCGTGCAACATCAGGGTTACAAGAAAAATATGGTAAGCATCGTGTATTTAATACGCCATTGACAGAGCAAGGTATTCTTGGTTTTGCCAATGGTCTTGCGGCATTTGGCGCGCCAGCGCTAGCTGAGATTCAGTTTGCGGATTATATCTTCCCAGCGTTTGACCAAATCGTAAACGAGTCAGCTAAATTCCGCTACCGTTCTGGTAACGAGTTTAATGTTGGTAATTTGACTATTCGTACTCCTTACGGTGGTGGTATTGCAGGAGGTTTGTATCACTCACAATCTCCAGAAGCGTATTTTGCTCACACACCAGGTCTGAAGTTGGTTGTACCGCGTAACCCTTACCAAGCGAAAGGCTTACTAAGAGCTTGCATCAAAGATGATAACCCTGTGATCTTCTTTGAACCCAAACGTTTATACCGCGCATCAGTTGGTGAAGTACCTGAAGAAGATTACACAATCGAAATTGGTAAAGCTGAAGTGGTTAAAGAAGGTTCTGATATCACTTTGCTAGCTTGGGGCGCGCAAATGGAGATCATCGAACAGGCGGCTGTAAAAGCAGAAGAGGCTGGCATTAGTTGTGAAATTATCGATCTTCGTTCAATTTTACCTTGGGATGCTGAAACACTGATTAAGTCTGTAACTAAGACCGGTCGATTAGTTGTCAGTCACGAAGCGCCAATTACAAATGGTTTTGGTGCTGAAATTGCAGCTACCATTCAAAAAGAGTGCTTCTTACATTTAGAATCACCCATTGAACGTGTTTGCGGCCTTGATACGCCATATCCTTTAGCACTTGAAAAAGAATATGTACCAGATGCTTTAAAAGTGTTTGAAGCAATTAAGAAGTCAGTGGAATTTTAA